A DNA window from Novipirellula aureliae contains the following coding sequences:
- a CDS encoding pyruvate, water dikinase regulatory protein — MSSVKQNKPAKIVVLSGGTGRTADSLIRAALEQFPDCEVDISIIAGIRKADKAIEIIQNAAKEGAAVCYSIVEKEVRKAVHTEARRLAVPCIDVLGPAVSVLSDHLRLAPKARAGLLYDVHQAQFDRIDAMDFMLAHDDGQKIDDLKQADVVLVGASRTSKSVTCCYLAFRGIRAANVPLIPNMPLPKPLLKLNAKRVIGLTMSAAHLESVRQTRIEQMSHLAVPKYANLPDIRSELKQIRRLINEQDWECLDVSYKATEEVAAQIIEMLPRRRVRRKGDGRLSP, encoded by the coding sequence ATGTCATCGGTCAAACAAAACAAACCGGCAAAGATTGTTGTGTTGTCCGGTGGAACGGGGCGGACAGCCGACAGTTTGATCCGCGCTGCACTCGAACAGTTTCCCGATTGTGAAGTCGACATCTCTATCATTGCCGGGATTCGCAAAGCAGACAAAGCGATCGAGATCATTCAAAATGCGGCCAAAGAAGGTGCTGCGGTTTGCTATTCAATCGTCGAAAAAGAGGTTCGCAAAGCGGTCCACACGGAAGCACGCCGCTTAGCGGTCCCTTGTATCGATGTCCTCGGTCCTGCCGTTTCCGTTCTAAGCGATCATCTGCGCTTGGCACCAAAGGCCCGGGCGGGATTGCTGTACGACGTTCATCAAGCTCAGTTCGACCGCATCGATGCGATGGATTTCATGCTCGCACATGATGATGGCCAAAAAATCGATGACCTAAAACAAGCGGATGTCGTTTTGGTGGGGGCTTCACGAACGAGTAAGAGTGTCACCTGTTGCTACTTGGCATTTCGTGGCATCCGGGCAGCCAATGTTCCATTGATTCCCAACATGCCATTGCCAAAACCTCTTTTAAAGCTGAATGCGAAGCGAGTGATCGGATTGACCATGAGTGCGGCACATTTGGAATCGGTGCGGCAAACGCGAATTGAGCAAATGAGTCATTTAGCCGTGCCGAAATACGCGAACTTGCCCGACATCCGATCGGAACTCAAGCAGATTCGTCGACTCATCAACGAACAAGATTGGGAATGTCTAGATGTGTCCTACAAAGCAACCGAAGAGGTCGCGGCGCAAATCATCGAAATGTTGCCACGCCGCCGCGTCCGTCGTAAAGGCGATGGAAGGCTCTCACCCTAG
- a CDS encoding SHD1 domain-containing protein: MFKYRPDNLLPKPLRLGIPSAIPKRSFGATTLACCLLISNLCIASEPVRVWVDASGQFTIEARLEAIENGTVILVRPNGSRVRIAEDQLGFSDHDYLEQWRSRPPVSENTLRFAAPELPEMPLLPKWTYPKATTQLEDGQPLAAKAEASSHVDRAGNQSRQGAIPGSIPADPQADPISVGFGNVTIGPLHAYDHCSPPMPIITDANAFVAVSVSTGVTVSPDEANRVIRFDPKSGESRIVWKSKRTLTLLDHHRPSKQTLVLTGHSNRGSGGQLAVVRGWDEESISIQLQRSLPPKDDDDARNSFRPTQVYWAKWLDDEHIIAAINSKLAVWNIVSGELRHLICSIDSQSVPAISAGRHYVAVPDAGGVCLYRTQDGKFLGRLPIESNRYAQVAFSPHGDSLAITTTNRLRVWELSTASIRGEVASRRSLGKSKPVWIDNDLVLSSSGVLLSLFRGVPVWRYELVGTEVGPVGKQTIGFLTRRPTGEIIVTQIPHAAATAAMAEVDRRLTPAIVANWRVPGRSRWVDGQWADELENE; encoded by the coding sequence ATGTTCAAATACCGACCCGATAATCTATTGCCCAAACCACTCCGATTGGGAATTCCTTCAGCAATCCCCAAGCGGAGCTTTGGCGCGACGACCCTTGCTTGTTGCTTGCTGATTTCAAACCTTTGCATTGCTAGCGAACCGGTTCGCGTTTGGGTGGATGCCTCAGGCCAATTTACGATTGAGGCCCGTTTGGAAGCGATCGAAAATGGCACGGTCATCCTGGTTCGTCCCAATGGTTCGCGTGTGCGGATTGCTGAAGATCAGCTTGGATTTTCCGACCACGATTATTTGGAGCAATGGCGAAGTCGTCCTCCGGTTTCTGAAAATACGCTTCGTTTTGCGGCTCCCGAGTTGCCGGAAATGCCGCTGCTTCCAAAATGGACCTATCCAAAAGCCACCACTCAACTTGAGGACGGACAACCTCTTGCGGCAAAGGCGGAAGCCTCAAGCCATGTTGACAGAGCAGGCAACCAATCGAGGCAGGGGGCAATTCCAGGCTCCATTCCAGCGGATCCCCAAGCAGACCCGATCTCGGTCGGATTCGGAAATGTGACGATCGGGCCCTTGCATGCTTATGATCATTGTTCACCACCAATGCCGATCATCACCGACGCCAACGCCTTTGTTGCCGTTTCGGTTAGCACGGGTGTGACGGTAAGTCCCGACGAGGCGAATCGCGTCATTCGCTTTGACCCCAAATCAGGTGAATCGAGAATCGTCTGGAAATCAAAACGGACCCTGACGTTGTTGGACCACCATCGACCGTCAAAACAGACGCTGGTTCTCACGGGCCATAGCAACCGAGGATCGGGTGGCCAATTGGCGGTCGTTCGCGGCTGGGACGAGGAATCGATTTCCATTCAATTACAGCGGTCACTTCCCCCAAAGGACGATGATGACGCTCGCAATTCGTTTCGCCCCACTCAGGTGTACTGGGCTAAATGGCTTGATGACGAACATATTATCGCAGCAATCAACTCAAAGTTGGCGGTTTGGAATATCGTTTCAGGTGAGCTACGCCACTTGATTTGTTCGATCGATTCCCAGTCGGTACCCGCGATCTCTGCTGGCCGCCACTATGTGGCCGTCCCCGATGCCGGAGGCGTTTGCTTGTATCGAACTCAAGACGGAAAATTCTTGGGTCGGCTGCCGATTGAATCGAATCGTTACGCTCAAGTTGCCTTTTCACCGCATGGCGATTCGCTGGCGATTACGACAACGAATCGACTTCGCGTTTGGGAATTGTCGACGGCCTCGATCCGCGGAGAGGTGGCGTCACGGCGGAGTTTGGGAAAATCTAAACCGGTTTGGATTGATAACGATTTGGTCTTGTCGTCGAGTGGGGTTCTACTGAGCCTCTTTCGAGGCGTGCCCGTTTGGCGATACGAATTGGTGGGTACCGAAGTCGGGCCCGTCGGAAAGCAAACGATCGGATTTTTGACGCGACGTCCGACCGGTGAAATCATCGTCACTCAAATCCCCCATGCCGCTGCAACGGCGGCGATGGCGGAAGTCGACCGTCGATTGACTCCCGCGATCGTGGCGAACTGGAGAGTGCCTGGACGAAGTCGGTGGGTGGACGGGCAATGGGCCGATGAGCTAGAAAACGAATAG
- a CDS encoding HEAT repeat domain-containing protein, whose translation MSPCHPRKALSLGLAFLFASSCFYVGGCQDGPLYALKTVNPWFTMREWRNDEAFGVTDHERRKQLTSLANSIEDLPAERQLYWANHLKQIVENDPSAEMRRLAVLASGKIASSEDAIPLIEKGLDDDSMKVRMEACRALGRIDDEASSRMLATMVGSETNQDVRHAAIASLAGHKNPVSTNSLRLALSDHNPATRDLTMQSLRSVTGKQLGDDPDVWIAELNKDVDTEPNASTTLMR comes from the coding sequence ATGTCGCCTTGCCACCCCCGCAAAGCGCTGTCGCTTGGATTGGCGTTTCTGTTCGCTTCCTCGTGTTTTTACGTTGGTGGATGCCAAGACGGACCGCTTTATGCACTTAAAACGGTAAATCCGTGGTTCACCATGCGTGAATGGCGTAACGATGAAGCGTTCGGCGTCACCGATCACGAGCGGCGAAAACAACTGACATCGCTGGCCAATTCCATAGAGGATTTACCCGCGGAGCGGCAACTGTATTGGGCGAATCATCTAAAACAGATTGTCGAAAATGACCCCAGCGCGGAAATGAGGCGATTGGCGGTCTTGGCGAGTGGAAAAATCGCATCTTCCGAAGATGCAATCCCGCTGATTGAAAAAGGACTTGACGATGATAGCATGAAAGTACGGATGGAGGCTTGCCGCGCACTCGGACGGATCGATGACGAAGCCTCCTCGCGAATGCTTGCAACGATGGTGGGCAGCGAAACCAACCAAGACGTTCGCCATGCTGCAATCGCATCGCTGGCCGGTCACAAGAACCCCGTTTCTACCAACTCGCTGCGATTGGCGCTTTCCGATCACAACCCGGCAACCCGAGATTTGACGATGCAGTCGCTCCGGAGCGTTACCGGTAAACAACTTGGCGATGATCCCGATGTTTGGATTGCGGAACTTAACAAGGACGTCGATACAGAGCCCAATGCCTCGACAACTTTGATGCGATAA
- a CDS encoding DinB family protein, which yields MPTNQSTHSIGQMLTASVHAGLSYAERLTTDVSPEQFARFARIGDTVIESNHAAFNYGHLSLYACRIIETVGGDPTPYLPSAEFTKVFSRDTNCVDDADGTIYPPMDAIVEALVTGYKAVAQALAEAEDDLFRSPNVNEAMRERFPTNGAMLGFYVGGHFMMHMGQTSAWRRAMGLGPV from the coding sequence ATGCCAACGAACCAATCAACCCACTCGATAGGACAGATGCTTACCGCATCCGTTCACGCCGGACTGTCTTACGCCGAGCGTTTGACAACGGATGTTTCTCCCGAACAATTCGCTCGCTTTGCTAGGATCGGCGATACGGTGATCGAATCGAATCACGCCGCATTCAATTATGGGCACCTCAGTTTGTATGCTTGCCGGATCATCGAGACGGTCGGTGGAGATCCGACCCCCTACCTACCTTCCGCCGAGTTTACCAAGGTGTTTTCCAGAGATACAAACTGTGTGGACGACGCCGATGGGACGATTTATCCACCGATGGACGCAATCGTCGAAGCACTGGTAACGGGCTACAAAGCGGTTGCTCAAGCACTCGCGGAAGCGGAAGATGATCTTTTTCGTAGCCCCAACGTGAACGAGGCGATGCGAGAACGCTTCCCAACCAACGGTGCCATGCTCGGGTTCTACGTCGGTGGTCACTTTATGATGCACATGGGACAAACAAGTGCATGGCGACGTGCGATGGGACTCGGGCCGGTTTGA
- a CDS encoding type III PLP-dependent enzyme encodes MRTDILIPQRMRNAQSVLSFETAHELGERLSTPLLVVSKSKLVETYCTMHEHLPGVELYYAAKANPNPYVLETLNELGCSVDVCSHGELLAAKGAGFSPSQMLHTHPCKTRQNLLDCYNEGVRWFVYDNESELDKIAGHTPDIKLLLRLATSGGSSLINLSAKFGADPSEVIEMLIAARERGLDVRGFSFHVGSQCVNPSDYRTVLHSIRKCWDEAAANGFLLEVLDIGGGFPAPYRDNEMIPLADYCDSVSVSLQDVFGDISVRFIAEPGRGMVAECMTLVTRVLGKSMRGGKRWYIIDDGLYGSFSGKVFDHVDYNVIADNPLGFPTYPCVLAGPTCDSSDVVAHDQWLPDLEIGDLLLVPTMGAYAGASACPFNGLPVAGSTMID; translated from the coding sequence ATGCGAACCGATATCCTGATACCGCAGCGGATGCGGAATGCTCAAAGTGTGCTCTCGTTTGAAACAGCACATGAACTGGGCGAACGACTTTCTACCCCTTTATTGGTGGTCTCAAAGTCAAAACTGGTGGAAACGTATTGCACGATGCACGAACATTTACCAGGAGTCGAGTTGTATTATGCAGCAAAAGCGAATCCAAACCCGTATGTACTCGAGACGCTCAACGAGCTGGGTTGTTCCGTCGACGTCTGCTCACACGGAGAGCTTCTCGCCGCGAAGGGAGCTGGATTCAGCCCAAGTCAAATGTTGCACACGCATCCTTGCAAGACGCGTCAAAATTTGTTGGATTGCTACAACGAGGGTGTACGATGGTTTGTCTACGACAACGAATCGGAGTTAGACAAGATTGCTGGCCACACGCCTGACATCAAGCTGTTGCTTCGTTTGGCGACGAGTGGCGGTAGCAGTTTGATCAATCTGTCCGCCAAGTTTGGTGCCGATCCGTCGGAAGTCATCGAAATGCTCATCGCGGCGAGAGAGCGAGGACTTGACGTTCGCGGGTTCTCGTTCCATGTCGGATCGCAGTGCGTCAACCCATCGGACTACCGCACCGTTTTGCATTCAATCCGCAAGTGTTGGGACGAAGCTGCGGCAAACGGCTTCCTCTTAGAAGTCCTCGATATTGGCGGTGGCTTCCCGGCGCCTTATCGGGATAACGAAATGATTCCGTTGGCCGATTACTGTGACTCGGTCTCGGTGAGTCTGCAGGACGTCTTTGGCGATATTTCAGTTCGCTTTATCGCCGAGCCAGGGCGTGGAATGGTCGCAGAATGCATGACGTTGGTCACCCGAGTGTTAGGGAAAAGCATGCGTGGTGGCAAACGATGGTACATCATTGACGATGGTTTGTACGGATCGTTTTCAGGCAAGGTTTTCGACCACGTTGATTACAACGTGATCGCCGACAACCCGCTCGGCTTCCCAACCTATCCATGCGTGCTGGCAGGCCCGACTTGTGACAGTAGTGATGTGGTCGCCCATGACCAATGGTTGCCAGATTTGGAGATTGGCGACTTGCTATTGGTTCCGACAATGGGAGCCTATGCCGGAGCGAGTGCTTGCCCGTTCAACGGGTTACCTGTGGCTGGATCGACAATGATCGACTAG
- a CDS encoding AIM24 family protein produces MNDNRYSLQAFLEKTKDRDLDQGLFELESERMLDINLNGEAWIKMGAMIAYTGQVKFEREGIMSQGFSNLLKKSISGEGTKLTKITGNGSVFCADSGKKITILNLQNEAICVNGNDLLAFETSLTYNIKMMKKMTAMIAGGLFNIRLEGSGMVAVTTHYDPLTLPVTPSQPVITDPNATVLWSGNIEPELKTDLQFKTFLGRGSGESVQLRFQGNGFVVVQPFEEVYMQHGG; encoded by the coding sequence ATGAATGACAACCGGTATTCGCTACAAGCGTTTCTAGAAAAAACCAAGGACCGCGACTTAGACCAAGGGTTGTTCGAACTCGAGTCGGAGCGGATGCTTGACATTAACCTCAATGGTGAAGCATGGATTAAGATGGGAGCGATGATCGCTTACACCGGGCAAGTCAAGTTTGAGCGAGAAGGGATTATGTCGCAGGGCTTCTCGAACCTGCTCAAAAAATCGATCTCCGGCGAAGGTACCAAGCTAACGAAGATTACCGGCAATGGTTCGGTTTTCTGTGCTGATTCAGGAAAGAAGATTACGATTTTGAATCTGCAAAACGAGGCGATTTGTGTGAACGGGAATGATTTGCTCGCTTTCGAGACTTCGCTGACCTACAACATTAAAATGATGAAGAAAATGACCGCCATGATCGCAGGCGGTTTGTTCAACATCCGGCTCGAAGGCTCTGGGATGGTCGCCGTCACGACTCACTATGACCCATTGACGTTGCCAGTCACTCCGTCGCAACCGGTCATCACCGACCCGAACGCGACCGTGCTTTGGTCGGGCAACATCGAGCCCGAACTGAAAACGGATTTACAGTTCAAAACATTCCTCGGCCGCGGGTCGGGCGAATCGGTGCAATTACGCTTCCAAGGCAACGGCTTTGTTGTCGTTCAGCCGTTCGAGGAAGTTTATATGCAACACGGTGGCTAG
- a CDS encoding 30S ribosomal protein S1 → MTNGETPQTDSTTAGPHPSSEPQNSVEKPLQEPVQSEGSPASQPAADVPVSPPPESAAGETPSHPSGPLAAVARSGAGPLAARGLGVAKPASPSVSTAKLSDPTKSDSKDKKTAKKKKGPPRPRLKGEADSTGQPKPKPAQPSKVAVPNLRDSLSDDLQAELDAELAAADVDAMLGGMAGMSARKEPLAEGARVQAKVLKINEDSVFVALGGPDEGVIPFEQFTEAEPKPGDDVEVLVRGLNKADGLYVLTLPGSAIEVSDWDDIEEGSIVEATVTGHNTGGLECTVGSVRAFMPISQVTEYRVEDLSEFVDQKMVCLVTEANERRGNLVLSRRAILERERETRRKEQMEQIEVGDTLEGVVRTVKDFGAFVDLGGVEGLIHISKLSWDRVKHPSEVMEEGQRVRVKIDKIDKDSGKISLSYRDLLENPWDAAESSFAVGTVQKGTITRIAPFGCFVRLGAGIEGLVHISELANHRVSKVDAFVSEGEEVEVKVLSFDRDTQKIGLSIKAAQTLAAAASAGEASKEADEADEPPRELAVKASHQGPLKGGNNTDTGGERFGLRW, encoded by the coding sequence ATGACAAACGGCGAAACTCCCCAAACCGACTCCACCACGGCTGGTCCTCATCCTTCATCGGAACCACAAAACTCGGTGGAAAAACCTCTGCAAGAGCCTGTGCAAAGCGAGGGTTCTCCGGCATCCCAACCGGCAGCGGACGTTCCCGTTTCCCCACCGCCGGAAAGTGCCGCTGGCGAAACGCCTTCGCACCCAAGTGGACCTTTGGCGGCAGTCGCTCGAAGTGGCGCGGGGCCGTTGGCTGCGCGTGGTTTGGGAGTCGCCAAGCCAGCTTCACCGAGTGTTTCGACGGCGAAATTGTCGGATCCCACAAAGTCGGATTCCAAGGACAAAAAAACAGCGAAGAAGAAGAAAGGACCGCCACGGCCTCGCTTGAAAGGTGAAGCCGACTCGACGGGTCAGCCGAAGCCGAAGCCAGCCCAACCTTCCAAAGTCGCGGTACCGAATTTACGCGATTCGCTCTCCGATGATCTGCAAGCCGAACTCGATGCCGAGTTGGCTGCAGCGGATGTCGATGCCATGCTTGGCGGGATGGCCGGTATGTCGGCTCGGAAAGAACCGCTCGCTGAAGGCGCTCGTGTCCAAGCCAAAGTGCTCAAAATTAACGAGGATTCCGTTTTCGTCGCTCTCGGAGGACCCGATGAAGGCGTCATTCCTTTTGAACAGTTTACCGAGGCCGAGCCAAAGCCAGGTGACGATGTCGAGGTTCTCGTTCGCGGGCTCAACAAAGCAGACGGGTTGTACGTCCTAACGCTTCCTGGTTCGGCAATCGAAGTCAGCGATTGGGATGATATCGAAGAAGGCTCTATCGTCGAAGCAACCGTTACAGGCCATAACACGGGAGGGTTGGAGTGTACCGTTGGAAGCGTCCGTGCATTTATGCCAATCAGCCAAGTGACTGAGTACCGGGTCGAAGACCTTTCCGAATTTGTTGACCAGAAAATGGTCTGCTTGGTGACCGAAGCAAACGAGCGACGAGGCAACTTGGTGCTCAGTCGTCGTGCGATTTTGGAACGCGAGCGGGAAACTCGGCGCAAAGAACAGATGGAGCAGATCGAGGTTGGAGACACGCTTGAAGGGGTCGTTCGTACCGTGAAAGATTTCGGCGCATTCGTCGATCTCGGTGGTGTCGAAGGCCTGATTCACATCAGCAAGTTGAGCTGGGATCGAGTCAAACATCCGAGCGAGGTGATGGAAGAGGGGCAGCGCGTCCGAGTCAAAATCGATAAGATTGACAAAGACAGCGGCAAGATCAGTTTGTCGTACCGTGATCTTCTAGAAAATCCCTGGGATGCTGCCGAATCGAGCTTTGCAGTTGGTACCGTCCAAAAAGGGACAATCACTCGAATTGCGCCATTTGGTTGCTTCGTCCGCCTCGGTGCGGGCATCGAAGGCCTCGTTCATATCAGTGAATTGGCTAACCATCGAGTCTCGAAAGTCGATGCGTTTGTAAGCGAAGGCGAAGAGGTCGAAGTGAAAGTTCTGTCGTTTGACCGCGACACCCAAAAGATCGGTCTCTCGATCAAGGCGGCACAGACGTTGGCCGCCGCGGCATCCGCAGGCGAGGCATCAAAAGAAGCCGACGAGGCAGACGAACCACCTCGTGAGTTGGCGGTCAAGGCATCGCATCAAGGTCCGCTCAAAGGTGGCAACAACACCGACACCGGCGGCGAACGCTTTGGTCTGCGTTGGTAG
- a CDS encoding cysteine desulfurase family protein, translated as MIYLDNHATTPCDPRVVEAMIPWLTDYFANPHSESHEAGRTAADAIERSIADMADSIGAPANSLIVTSGATESNNLAIRGICMHPRQKKRHLVTVATEHPAVLDVVADLEREGFRISRVDVHPSGHPMAGAVDLQKLADAIDDDTALVSVMWANNEIGTITPMREVTQLCHRRGVLVHCDASQAVGRTPIDVKQVDVDLLSGSAHKFYGPKGIGFLVAGNGQRRVRLKPQIVGGGQQRGIRSGTMNPAAIVAMSKAMSLAMEEMEQSNQRIRTFRDELYRQLSDRIGGIELNGPPLDSMYRLPGNLNILLDRIEGEAWMSATPDVAFSSGSACSSVDPQASHVIRAIGRSESEARRSVRFGIGRLNTKQEMTAAADQLAEAYEKLV; from the coding sequence ATGATTTATCTCGACAACCATGCGACAACGCCGTGTGACCCGCGAGTCGTTGAAGCGATGATTCCTTGGTTAACCGATTATTTTGCTAATCCGCACAGTGAGTCACACGAAGCGGGCCGCACGGCAGCCGATGCAATAGAACGTTCCATTGCCGATATGGCTGATTCGATCGGTGCTCCAGCGAACTCTTTGATCGTCACCAGTGGCGCGACCGAAAGCAACAATTTGGCCATCCGTGGTATCTGTATGCACCCGAGGCAAAAGAAACGGCATTTGGTCACCGTTGCGACCGAACATCCAGCGGTGTTGGATGTCGTCGCCGATTTGGAGCGAGAGGGCTTTCGGATCAGCCGTGTTGATGTGCACCCGAGCGGTCACCCGATGGCAGGAGCCGTCGATCTGCAAAAACTAGCCGACGCAATCGACGATGACACCGCATTGGTTTCCGTGATGTGGGCGAACAATGAAATTGGAACGATCACACCCATGCGGGAAGTGACCCAGCTATGCCATCGTCGAGGTGTGCTGGTGCACTGTGATGCATCGCAGGCAGTCGGACGAACGCCGATCGACGTAAAACAAGTGGATGTCGATTTGCTGAGCGGATCGGCCCACAAATTCTACGGACCGAAAGGGATCGGCTTTCTTGTTGCCGGAAACGGCCAACGCCGGGTGCGGCTAAAACCACAAATCGTCGGTGGCGGTCAACAGCGAGGCATCCGCAGCGGAACAATGAATCCCGCAGCGATCGTGGCGATGAGCAAAGCAATGTCGTTGGCGATGGAAGAAATGGAGCAGTCCAATCAACGAATTCGCACTTTTCGCGATGAACTGTATCGCCAATTGAGCGATCGGATCGGAGGTATCGAACTGAACGGGCCTCCACTCGACAGCATGTATCGGTTGCCAGGAAACTTGAATATCCTTTTGGATCGCATCGAAGGGGAAGCATGGATGTCGGCAACCCCCGATGTGGCCTTCAGTAGTGGTTCGGCCTGTTCAAGCGTCGATCCACAAGCGAGCCATGTCATCCGCGCGATTGGCCGCAGTGAATCGGAAGCGCGGCGCAGCGTCCGCTTTGGCATCGGGCGATTGAACACCAAGCAAGAGATGACCGCCGCGGCGGACCAATTGGCCGAAGCCTATGAAAAGCTGGTCTAG
- a CDS encoding (Fe-S)-binding protein, with amino-acid sequence MAVALFIPCYLDQFYPNVAIATLELLESLGLDVVFPTDQTCCGQPMANTGCNNDCAPVARRFVEIFSPYETIVCPSGSCTSMVRNHYDDYFEKGDEKFQHVKNRTFDLCEFLYDELKIKELKSDGKPVRFPHKVSLHQSCHGLRELRLSSCSENMTKRENKVRGLLDLVEGIEWCTLSRVDECCGFGGTFAVNEPDVSASMGRDRIADHVASGSEVMVSADMSCLMHLQGLIRREKTPIQVMHVAEILAGRPLPS; translated from the coding sequence ATGGCTGTTGCACTATTCATCCCCTGTTATCTTGACCAATTCTATCCCAATGTTGCGATTGCGACGTTGGAGTTGTTGGAGAGTTTAGGACTAGATGTCGTTTTCCCGACTGACCAAACCTGTTGCGGCCAACCGATGGCGAATACTGGTTGCAACAATGATTGTGCTCCGGTCGCTCGTCGTTTTGTCGAGATATTTTCACCCTATGAAACGATCGTATGTCCCTCGGGTTCTTGCACTTCGATGGTCCGAAACCACTACGACGACTATTTTGAAAAGGGTGACGAAAAGTTCCAGCACGTCAAGAATCGGACTTTCGATTTGTGTGAGTTTCTTTACGACGAGCTAAAGATCAAAGAGTTGAAGAGCGACGGAAAGCCCGTTCGCTTTCCGCACAAAGTATCGCTACATCAAAGTTGCCATGGGCTTCGTGAATTGCGACTCAGTTCATGCAGCGAGAACATGACCAAACGAGAAAACAAGGTTCGAGGTCTGTTGGATTTGGTCGAAGGTATCGAGTGGTGCACGCTCAGCCGGGTTGACGAATGCTGTGGTTTTGGTGGAACCTTTGCGGTGAACGAACCGGACGTATCGGCGTCGATGGGGCGTGACCGCATTGCCGATCATGTGGCATCGGGCAGCGAGGTGATGGTATCGGCCGATATGAGCTGTCTGATGCACCTTCAAGGCCTGATTCGCCGCGAAAAAACGCCAATCCAAGTGATGCATGTTGCCGAGATTTTGGCCGGCCGCCCCCTTCCAAGCTAG
- a CDS encoding lactate utilization protein B, whose amino-acid sequence MTQVALPIVDRPAEKKIKLDHTNAARAFVTNPDRAPWHDESLWFVRSKRDKQASIIPEWEYLRSLASQVKTATIANLGDYLVEFERNATDAGAVVHWAADAKEHNRIVLGILRDHETTKIVKSKSMLTEECGLNHFLEDNGIDVVDTDLGERIVQLRHETPSHIVLPAIHLKKEEVGETFHEHLGTEKGAKDPKYLAEAARGHLRDKFLAGEVGITGVNFGIAETGGVVVCTNEGNADLGASLPRVHIACMGIEKLVPRLHDLGIFTRLLGRSATGQPITAYTSHFHGPRDENSELHIVLVDNGRSKLRQSDEFRAAMHCIRCGACMNTCPVYRRSGGHSYQATVPGPIGSVLSPTRDLKEHKSLPYACSLCGSCTDVCPVKIPLHHQLLAWRKEIGFMNLLSYDKRISMKAASILFRSAKLFSFAGWVGRKALKVLPHWVTHQRFNTWTIARELPKPPKESFRSWYAKNRNSETPKG is encoded by the coding sequence ATGACTCAAGTAGCATTGCCGATTGTTGATCGACCGGCTGAAAAAAAGATTAAACTCGATCATACCAACGCCGCGCGAGCGTTTGTAACCAATCCCGATCGTGCTCCTTGGCACGACGAGTCGCTGTGGTTTGTTCGCAGTAAACGAGATAAGCAAGCTTCGATTATTCCCGAATGGGAGTACCTTCGCTCGTTAGCATCACAGGTTAAAACGGCAACCATCGCCAATCTAGGCGATTACCTGGTCGAGTTCGAACGCAATGCCACCGACGCGGGGGCGGTCGTCCACTGGGCCGCGGATGCGAAAGAGCATAACCGTATCGTGCTGGGTATCCTGCGAGACCACGAAACCACGAAAATTGTCAAAAGCAAGTCGATGCTGACGGAGGAGTGCGGATTAAATCACTTCTTGGAAGACAACGGGATCGATGTCGTCGATACCGACTTGGGTGAACGAATTGTTCAACTACGTCACGAAACGCCGAGTCATATCGTGTTGCCGGCGATCCATCTTAAAAAGGAAGAGGTCGGGGAAACGTTTCACGAGCATTTGGGTACCGAAAAAGGCGCAAAGGATCCAAAATACTTAGCCGAAGCCGCTCGCGGTCACCTGCGTGACAAATTCCTGGCTGGCGAAGTCGGAATCACGGGAGTCAACTTTGGAATTGCCGAAACAGGCGGAGTGGTCGTTTGCACGAACGAAGGAAACGCAGATTTAGGAGCATCCTTGCCACGAGTCCACATTGCCTGCATGGGGATTGAAAAACTAGTGCCTCGGTTGCATGATTTGGGGATTTTTACTCGCCTATTGGGCCGATCGGCCACCGGGCAACCGATCACAGCATACACCTCGCACTTTCATGGCCCGCGTGACGAGAACAGTGAGCTACACATTGTCTTGGTCGACAATGGGCGTAGCAAATTGCGGCAAAGCGATGAATTCCGGGCCGCAATGCACTGCATCCGCTGCGGTGCCTGCATGAATACTTGCCCGGTATATCGTCGCAGTGGTGGACATAGCTATCAGGCGACCGTTCCAGGCCCGATCGGATCGGTGTTGTCGCCGACGCGTGACCTGAAGGAGCATAAAAGTTTACCTTATGCGTGTAGCCTCTGCGGTTCCTGTACGGACGTATGCCCGGTAAAAATCCCGCTGCATCACCAACTATTGGCGTGGCGAAAAGAGATTGGCTTCATGAATTTGCTTTCTTATGACAAGCGAATAAGCATGAAGGCAGCGTCGATTTTGTTTCGTAGTGCCAAGTTGTTTTCATTTGCAGGCTGGGTCGGGCGGAAGGCGTTAAAGGTGTTGCCGCATTGGGTCACCCATCAGCGATTCAACACGTGGACGATCGCTCGAGAGTTACCGAAGCCACCCAAGGAAAGCTTCCGCAGTTGGTACGCAAAAAACCGAAATTCTGAAACACCCAAAGGCTAA